Below is a genomic region from Culicoides brevitarsis isolate CSIRO-B50_1 chromosome 2, AGI_CSIRO_Cbre_v1, whole genome shotgun sequence.
TCCCATGGTCGAGCATGAGCATTCCGATGGCAAAGTGAGCTGGATTTACGGCTCCAATGTAGACGACATCGACATTAGGATCGCGAGCGAGCTTCTCGTAACCTTCGTAGGCGGTAGGAATGTTGTGTAATTTGGCAAAATCCTGAGCTGAAGCGAGACTTCGAGCAGCAACGGCGACGACAGAGTGATCGTCAGCGGGTAAAGTGCTGAGAGCGCAACAAAAATCGTGCGAAATTTTGCCGGCGGAAGCGATTCCCCAACGTAAAGGCgacattttgaagaaaaattgctttaagtGATGAAAACACGAATGAAACTAAACAAAGGTTTGATTAAAAGTCGCTTTTTATATAGATGTTAGATGATTGTTTAATTAGAGAGAGAGGAGATATCTTATCGGCGTTCTCTTTGATCGATGTTTAATTGAGAATTGAGgctgtttgaatttttcttttaaaatttttcggttttCTCCTTCTGAATATTTGTTttagctcaaaaattaaacaattgaaaaaaaaatttttttttcatttttttttttttttttttttttttttttgtaaaactataattttaaattttatttgaaaaattagaagaaaaattttttttaacgtaaatttaatttttaatttattttaattttatttattttttttattaaattttgtaaaattttttaaattcaaaaaatataaaaataatttttttttattcaaacagattatttttaaaaatttcttcttcggttaaaattaattttaaatttaaattaattaaatttatatattttactttttaaatttttaaatataaaaatattttcgaatcatgttttaaaaattatttctttgccaaaatatttaaaaaaaaaatctaaaacttaataaaataatttttcgtaaaatcgtaaaaataaaaaaacgtaacgtatttaaataattaaaaatttaaaaaatataaattataaaataaatgttatttttaggaaaatatttaaaagctatattaaaaaaaattaattaaaaaaatattaaaaaataaatttaatcttggttaaaaattcttggattaaaaatttgataaaatatcaataaaatattttttatttattaaataaaatttaaatggatgaattttttaatacaaattcattaataaaaaattaaaatttttcaaaaattgtgctttaattgcatgaaaaaaaataattaaaaaaaaataattaattaaataattttttggatgaaaaaaaaacctattttgatataaaaaaataattttggactacttttatttttttaataaaaaaaacctaaattttggagtaaaaaaaaaaaaaatgaaaaataaataaattaaattaaattaaataaatttaaattaataaataacaaattaataaataataaattaaaaaattaaaattaacaaataaagcggcctaaataaattttatataaaaatttaataaaaaaaaaaaaaatttttttaaaattaatatgaaataactttgaaattaagtttatctatgctgacaaaaaatttatttaaaaaaaattatttttttttaaataaaaaattaaaaaaattctgattaatattttttttaataaaaattttaaatttaaaaaaaactacaaaaattacaaaataattggcttgaatatatttatcacataataaatattaaattaaattttaataaaacattaaaaaaatattttttttttatatttttgaaaataaaagttgaagaaataaattaatgtttcaatattttgagaaaaaatcctttaatgaaaattattttttttttaatttttagacaaaaaaaatcattcgtaAATTTCAACTGCCCACACATTCCTCACGCATTCAAACGCGAACATATGACGTATCGTGCGGGAGAGAGAGAAAACGTCAAGTCGCGATGACAACTCTCTACTGGAAACGCAAGTGGAAAAAAGTACACACGAaagtcgaaagaaaaaaaaaattatcggcTCTTAATCATCATCGTGCAaacacaccgaaaaaaaaattttttttttcgcgtaatTAAAATTCGTCTCAAGCATTTGCCAGGCACAAACAACCACTCCCGCAAATGGCACGTCAACGCGTTTGTTGAATGGCAGCAAATCGTGTCGTCGCGGACCTTGTTGAATCTGgaatatattattttgtgcAGTGTTTGGAGCTGTATTATTTGTCGTCGTCTGAAAACTTGTCGCAACTGTTGCTGCTGGCGGGTCACACGATAATGAGCAACCTTTCGATCGACAGTGCGGAAATTGCGTACCCGACAACGGATACGGAGAGCGAATTTGATGGTCCGACACGACTTGGGGACTTGAGCACGGCGTCGCAGTACAACAATGAGTTTGACAAATCAACCACAACGTCGACCTCGTTGCCCGAACGTCACTCCGAAATTACCTTCACATCGAATTGCATGCAGGAACTCGTGCCCGGCATGTGTTTCGAGATCAAAGGCATCGTTCCGCACACTTGCGAGCGCTTTTCCGTGAATCTCGTGCTAAATAACACGCATCGCGACATTGCGTTGCATCTGAATCCGCGAATGCCCCAAAATTGCGTCGTGCGGAATAGTAAACACAAGAAACGATGGGGCAAGGAGGAAATCGCCTCGAGTGTTCCGTTCGATTTGCATCGCGGAAATGACTTTATCTTGCACATTCTTGTCACGGACGAAGGATATCTGATAGCGATCAACGGGAAGCACTTTGCATCGTTCGGACACCGATTTCCGTACCAAAAAGTCAAGGGAATTGAGATTCGTGACGTCACAGATGTCGAagttgatcaaataaaaatctccgAATATCCCGTGGCGACGCCATTTTACAAACCCAGTTGCTTAATCTTCGaaacaatgacaaaaaatgacgtCGATTCGCTCGTCAAGTCCGTCATCAAGAACGAAACGCCCTCAAATGACTTCCTTCCGATGCCCTATTACGGCAGATTCGAAGATCGCTTCACGAGCGGCAAAGAACTCCACATTCTGGCACGCATCAAAATTCTTCCGCACTCGTTTTTCATCAACTTGCAGGACAGTACGCGCATTTGGCCCCATCCGAACATTCCGCTGCACCTGAACTCGCGTTTCGGGCAgattaacaagaaaaatgtcATCATCCGAAACTCCTGGTTGAACGGCAAATGGGACGAGGAGGAACGTTGTGTGACGCAGGATCCGCATTGCTTCGTGCCCGGCGGTTGGTTTCATCTGTATATCGCGTGTCACGACGAAGACTACCAAATTTACTTGAACGACGTGCTAATTGCCGAGTATCCGTTTCGCATCAATCCCAAT
It encodes:
- the LOC134829883 gene encoding galectin-8-like, with protein sequence MAANRVVADLVESGIYYFVQCLELYYLSSSENLSQLLLLAGHTIMSNLSIDSAEIAYPTTDTESEFDGPTRLGDLSTASQYNNEFDKSTTTSTSLPERHSEITFTSNCMQELVPGMCFEIKGIVPHTCERFSVNLVLNNTHRDIALHLNPRMPQNCVVRNSKHKKRWGKEEIASSVPFDLHRGNDFILHILVTDEGYLIAINGKHFASFGHRFPYQKVKGIEIRDVTDVEVDQIKISEYPVATPFYKPSCLIFETMTKNDVDSLVKSVIKNETPSNDFLPMPYYGRFEDRFTSGKELHILARIKILPHSFFINLQDSTRIWPHPNIPLHLNSRFGQINKKNVIIRNSWLNGKWDEEERCVTQDPHCFVPGGWFHLYIACHDEDYQIYLNDVLIAEYPFRINPNIVNTVLIQGDLRLARVFCRSLR